A region of the Deltaproteobacteria bacterium genome:
GAATTCAGGAGCATCTCGCCATCCCAAAGAGGGCGCTGCCATCAGGAAATAAAGAACGAGAAAGATCAGACAGATGATCTCAGGCCTGGGGAAAAAGATGGTCGAGCGGGATGAGTTCATAGGCAAGATGGAGTCCACATGAACGCCGTCCCAAAGGGACGCATCGTTGCGCCGCCTGGAATCGTTCAGGTTCAAGGTCCCTAAAAAATAGAAACGGCCCCCCGGACAAGGGGCCGTTTCCCAGGAGGTTTATACCATGAAGTCCCTACTGTAACCCACCGGCAGAGGCGTCATAGACAAAGGTGTTGTCCGAACTGTTGTGGCTGGCGTTGGCCGACCATGTGGTAGTGCTGGCGTTCGATATGGCAAGGGTGATGGTGCTCTCAACCGTCCACCCCACCAGGTTGGCCCGGCCGGCGGCGTAAATGTTGTTCTGGGCGTAGTAGTTTTCCTGGGCTGTGGCCAGGTTCTTGAGCGCTGATTTGGCCGCCGAGTCCTGCGCCCTTTGACGGTAACTGGCAAACTGCGGGATGGCAATGGCCGCCAGGATACCGATGATGGCCACAACGATCATCAACTCAATTAAAGTAAAACCTTTTTCTCCTTTACGCATCTTGCTTAACATGTTTTCCTCCTTTTTCCCCTTTGTTTAAATATTATTTTTGGTACTGGGCTGCCTCAGAAAAATTAGATTTTAGTTTTTTACCTCCTTAATTATTTAAAACCTTTTCCTGGAGGGGGGCAAGAGTTATGCCAGATTTATAAATCAGTTATGACCCGATGCCCGCCTAGCGTGATATCTACATAAAATTACTCATTTTTTTTAATCATTAGGCCTGGGTTTCCTTGATTTCCGCAAGAAGATAATCTTGAGCTTATCTTGCTAAATGATAACATATTTAAGGGTGTCTTGAGGATTGAACCGGGGGTCCTTATGGGGTCTCGTTAAAAATTATCCTTATTATTTAAGCTAGTTATAGAAATAAACAGGCTTAAATTCAGAAAACATGAGGCTCTTACCCTAAAATGCCTGTAAAATCAAATAGTTTGCTAAAATTAACTCAAAACCGGGCTGGCGCGGCTCCTTTTCGTTAAAGCCGGTTCATAGGCTAACTATCTGTTATTAAAGATAAAAACTATAAAAAGACAAATTTTGTTAATAAAAATTGACCACATGGACAAAAATTATTAATAAAAATGGACCTTTATGTTTCGATCTTACGAACCAAAACTTCAGCGACTATTCCTGGAAAGACGGTAGATAAGGGAGCTGAGGCTGAGGCCGAGCATCTCGGCGGCCTTGGTCTTGGACCCGCCGGACTTGTTAAGGGCTTGTTCGATCAAAGGCTTTTCCGCTTCCTGCAGCACCGCGTCCAGGTCCAGACCCTCAGGGGACCAGACCGGGTTCAGCGGACCGGGCGGCATCTGCGCGGCTTCTGCCTTGGCCTGGAGGCATCTTTCTTCGATCTGGGGAAGCGTCAGGTCTTCCAGGTTGTATTTTACCAGCCGGCGGCGGAGGGTCAGGCGGCTGATGCCGAGCAGTTCGGCGGCTGTCTGGCGAATACCGGACGCATCCATGAGGGCTTGAAGCAGGAGCCGAATCTCCAGCCCGGCCAGGACAGCTTCCAGGTCAAACCGGTCCGGTTCATAAACAGGAAGGCTCTCCAGGTCCTTGATCCCCTGGTCGGTTAATGCCTCGCTTTTTCCCGGTCCGGCGTCCGGCTTGCGGTTGAAGGAACCCAGGGTCAGACTTTCAGGCAGGATGATATTTGACTGCTCTAAGGCCACGGAGCGCTGGATGATGTTTTGAAGCTCCCGCACATTACCGGGAAAGTCATATTGAGACAGGATGTCCAAGGCGTATGACGAGATCTTCCAGACCTTCTTGGCCAATTCCCTGGAGTACTTTTCCAGAAAATAGTGAGCCAGGAGAGGCAGGTCGCCTTCGCGTTCGCGTAAGGGAGGCAGTTTGATGTTGATAACATTGAGGCGGTAGTAAAGGTCTTCCCTGAAGCGTCCGTTCATGATCTCGGTTTCGAGGTCCTTGTTCGTGGCCGAGATAAGGCGTATATCCACGACCCGTTCTTCAGTCCCGCCCACGGTCCGATAGGTTTTTTCCTGGACGACCCTGAGCAGCTTGACCTGGATGGGCATGGACAGCTCCCCGATTTCATCCAGGAAGATGGTCCCCTTGTTGGCGATTTCAAAGAGGCCCGGCTTGTCCATCATCGCCCCGGTAAAGGAGCCTTTTTTATGCCCGAAAAGTTCGCTTTCGATGAGCTGTTCAGGCATGCCTCCGCAGTTGATGGTTACAAACTGCTCATTGGCGCGCGGGGAATTTTCATGAATCGCCCGGGCCACAAGCTCCTTGCCTGTGCCTGATTCCCCGGTGATGAGAATGTTGGTCGGGGTTTGCGCGGCGCGGCGGATGAGGTCGTAAACCTTGAACATCTGGGGCGAACGGCCGACCAGGCTTTCAAAATGACAGCCTTCTTCCACGTTTTCTTTTAATGTGCGCTGTTCAGCCTCCAGGGTCCGGTGAGCGAGCGCTCGCTTGATAACCGCCTTTAACTCCTCGATCTGAAAGGGCTTGGGAAAGAAATCAAAGGCGCCTTCGTTCATGGCGATAACGGCTGTCTCGGCCGTGGCAAATGCGGATATCAGGATAACGATCGTCTCAGGCTTGATGGCCTTGATTTTCTTGAGGACATCAATCCCGTC
Encoded here:
- a CDS encoding sigma 54-interacting transcriptional regulator → MDRILIVDDDLSMREFLELMLTREGYGVSLAASGQEALDLAAKTPVELVITDIRMKPMDGIDVLKKIKAIKPETIVILISAFATAETAVIAMNEGAFDFFPKPFQIEELKAVIKRALAHRTLEAEQRTLKENVEEGCHFESLVGRSPQMFKVYDLIRRAAQTPTNILITGESGTGKELVARAIHENSPRANEQFVTINCGGMPEQLIESELFGHKKGSFTGAMMDKPGLFEIANKGTIFLDEIGELSMPIQVKLLRVVQEKTYRTVGGTEERVVDIRLISATNKDLETEIMNGRFREDLYYRLNVINIKLPPLREREGDLPLLAHYFLEKYSRELAKKVWKISSYALDILSQYDFPGNVRELQNIIQRSVALEQSNIILPESLTLGSFNRKPDAGPGKSEALTDQGIKDLESLPVYEPDRFDLEAVLAGLEIRLLLQALMDASGIRQTAAELLGISRLTLRRRLVKYNLEDLTLPQIEERCLQAKAEAAQMPPGPLNPVWSPEGLDLDAVLQEAEKPLIEQALNKSGGSKTKAAEMLGLSLSSLIYRLSRNSR
- a CDS encoding prepilin-type N-terminal cleavage/methylation domain-containing protein, with the translated sequence MLSKMRKGEKGFTLIELMIVVAIIGILAAIAIPQFASYRQRAQDSAAKSALKNLATAQENYYAQNNIYAAGRANLVGWTVESTITLAISNASTTTWSANASHNSSDNTFVYDASAGGLQ